A genomic stretch from Leptospira andrefontaineae includes:
- a CDS encoding type II toxin-antitoxin system VapC family toxin: protein MSAVLVDTSVWINHLRRSDPKLVELLHQGLVRRHPMVEGELSLGNFKNKNSFLTEYAQLKEVPIANHKETMIFSERNSLAGLGIGWIDAHLLASCVLGSAKLYSADLSLVKAAEKVGIAEITA, encoded by the coding sequence ATGAGTGCAGTGCTCGTAGATACTTCCGTTTGGATCAATCATCTACGTAGATCGGATCCCAAACTGGTAGAACTTCTTCACCAAGGCTTAGTTCGACGTCATCCTATGGTAGAAGGAGAACTCAGTTTGGGAAATTTTAAGAACAAGAACTCTTTTCTAACTGAATATGCCCAATTAAAAGAAGTTCCGATCGCAAACCATAAAGAGACTATGATCTTTTCAGAAAGAAATTCACTGGCTGGGCTCGGAATCGGCTGGATAGATGCACATTTGCTTGCAAGCTGTGTATTAGGAAGTGCAAAATTATATTCTGCAGACCTATCTTTAGTAAAGGCTGCGGAGAAGGTTGGCATCGCGGAAATTACAGCATGA
- a CDS encoding helix-turn-helix domain-containing protein, with protein MNEFGTQSYTSLFLVFSIGLAFLFSLGEIFSSPKGEKQNLLAFIFLLVGLFLIHAFLITCKMIVRFPGLYLTHLPISALMGPFIERYLLLAMGNTPESKKIFYLKMLPAIAIFLWMSNFYFSGGIEKIELLKDLQTTGLPLFLKIPVLSTLGLMFVFLLSTFYRLFSGFRFSVIYKDPRMLTIFGVSVCILIILLYGAISVSLGSIRGLEGVGSLVGIFLCSLYILRQGYPEFFLEVQRVVEEEKKYRASQLNGLDLENIKQNLEDLFQREKVFLKEDLTLGFLAGKLEISTHQLSEYLNNEIGKNFFQLLNEYRVQEAKKKIESDPAEVLLSIAYSSGFGSKSAFNEVFRKETGFTPSEYRNKIRKNKSK; from the coding sequence ATGAATGAGTTCGGAACCCAATCTTATACTTCCCTATTTTTAGTTTTTTCGATCGGACTAGCATTTTTATTTTCTCTGGGAGAAATATTTTCTTCTCCCAAGGGAGAAAAACAAAACCTACTCGCCTTTATTTTCCTATTAGTGGGGCTCTTTCTTATACATGCATTTTTAATTACATGCAAAATGATCGTACGTTTTCCCGGCTTGTATCTAACCCATCTTCCTATATCTGCGCTTATGGGTCCTTTTATAGAACGTTATCTTCTCCTTGCCATGGGAAACACTCCTGAATCAAAAAAAATTTTCTATCTGAAGATGCTTCCCGCTATTGCAATATTTCTATGGATGTCTAATTTCTATTTTTCAGGCGGTATAGAAAAGATCGAATTACTCAAAGATCTACAGACCACCGGCCTTCCTTTATTTTTAAAAATCCCAGTATTAAGCACACTTGGACTCATGTTCGTATTCTTACTTTCTACATTCTATCGTTTGTTTTCTGGTTTTAGATTCTCAGTTATATACAAGGACCCAAGAATGCTTACGATCTTCGGAGTAAGCGTTTGTATTTTGATCATTCTATTATACGGAGCTATTTCGGTATCGTTAGGATCTATCAGAGGTTTAGAAGGAGTTGGTTCTTTAGTAGGGATCTTTTTATGTTCTTTGTACATTCTACGCCAAGGATACCCCGAATTTTTCTTAGAAGTGCAAAGAGTAGTAGAAGAAGAGAAAAAGTATAGAGCCTCGCAACTAAACGGACTAGACCTAGAGAATATCAAACAAAATCTAGAAGATCTCTTCCAAAGGGAGAAGGTATTCTTAAAGGAGGATCTGACCCTAGGATTTTTGGCAGGTAAATTAGAGATCAGCACTCACCAACTTTCGGAATATCTGAACAACGAAATTGGAAAAAATTTCTTTCAATTATTGAATGAATACAGGGTGCAAGAAGCCAAAAAGAAAATAGAATCGGATCCTGCGGAAGTTTTATTATCCATAGCCTACTCCTCAGGATTTGGCTCCAAATCCGCTTTTAATGAGGTTTTCCGAAAGGAGACCGGATTCACACCTTCCGAATACAGAAATAA
- a CDS encoding type II toxin-antitoxin system VapB family antitoxin encodes MIAVKTTLYIPDELISSAQDYTGILEKTRLVQEGLRALIREKSAERMALLGGSDPKAEGPTRKKISK; translated from the coding sequence ATGATAGCTGTCAAAACCACCTTATATATCCCAGACGAGCTGATCTCTAGTGCACAGGACTATACAGGGATCCTAGAAAAGACACGTCTCGTGCAAGAGGGATTGCGCGCACTTATTCGGGAAAAATCAGCAGAAAGAATGGCTCTACTAGGGGGAAGTGATCCAAAAGCAGAAGGACCTACCCGTAAAAAAATCTCTAAATGA